The genome window CCACCCGAGGACACCACGTCCTGGTGGCCACCCCTGCCCACCTGACCCACGTCTTCGACGGCGAACCGCTGCGCACCACCGCGGTGCTGCCCGACATGGCGGCCACAGCACGCGAACTGATGCACTTGGTGCAAGAGGGCTCCGCCGACCCGCGTACCGCGCACACCGAACTGCTCATCGCCCTGGCCGCCGGCCCGCACGCCACCGGAGCCGCACGAGCCCTGCTGCCGCTGGCCGAGGACTTCGCCCCGGACCTCGTGCTGCGCGACGGCGCCGAACTCGGCGGCTTCCTCGTCGCCGAGGACCGCGGTATCCCGCACCTGCCGGTGCCCTCCGGCAACGCCAACCTGCTCACCCCCGAACGCCTGGCCCCGGCAGTGGACCGGCGACGCGCCGAAGCCGCCCTGGCCACCCCCGTCGAACCCGAAGCCATCTACCGCTACGGGCGCCTGGACTGCATCCCCGCCGCCTACTCCTTCACCGAACCCGGCATGCCCGACGCACGCCGCTACCGGCAACCCGACCTCGTCAGCCGCGACGAGCTACTGCCCGCCTGGGTCACCGAGCTGCCCGCCGACCGGCCACTGGTGCTGGCGGCCCTGGGCACCGCACTGCCCATGCTCACCGAACTGCGCCACCACGGCGTCGAACTGCCCGACCACCTCAGCGACCC of Saccharopolyspora erythraea contains these proteins:
- a CDS encoding glycosyltransferase, with the translated sequence MRVLCTAMGSPSHARAVLPFARALATRGHHVLVATPAHLTHVFDGEPLRTTAVLPDMAATARELMHLVQEGSADPRTAHTELLIALAAGPHATGAARALLPLAEDFAPDLVLRDGAELGGFLVAEDRGIPHLPVPSGNANLLTPERLAPAVDRRRAEAALATPVEPEAIYRYGRLDCIPAAYSFTEPGMPDARRYRQPDLVSRDELLPAWVTELPADRPLVLAALGTALPMLTELRHHGVELPDHLSDPATLLRTIITALSRVSCEAIVVTGGIDPGPVTAPPHIHVTDRVPQPLLLQSTDLFLTHGGYNGIREAVRAGVPMAVLPQFGDQPHNADRVTDLGLGRRCEPDADDITAACEQLLADDKIQATVRHAQRAMLALPDVTTAADDLAGLVEEHRTAG